In one window of Brenneria goodwinii DNA:
- a CDS encoding DUF6950 family protein: MRRYDWQKQLIDVIRAAEKRPFSWGKNDCLLFAADCVAAMCGQDFAAQYRGTYDNEVGAKKVLLKTHGTLEKAIGSCLTEVPVKQAQRGDVAIINNNGSRCAGIVWIGGVFAMGINGVVLMRERPLSVWRVE, translated from the coding sequence ATGCGCCGTTATGATTGGCAAAAACAATTGATTGACGTGATCCGGGCCGCTGAAAAGCGGCCTTTTTCATGGGGTAAAAATGACTGCCTGCTGTTTGCCGCTGATTGCGTAGCCGCCATGTGTGGGCAGGATTTCGCTGCCCAATATCGTGGAACCTATGACAATGAGGTCGGCGCGAAAAAAGTATTACTGAAAACACACGGAACGCTGGAAAAAGCGATTGGCTCCTGCCTTACAGAAGTGCCGGTAAAACAGGCCCAGCGCGGTGATGTGGCAATTATTAATAACAATGGTAGCCGGTGTGCGGGGATCGTCTGGATCGGCGGCGTTTTTGCGATGGGTATTAATGGTGTGGTGCTGATGCGTGAACGTCCATTGAGCGTGTGGAGAGTTGAATAA